From a single Lolium rigidum isolate FL_2022 chromosome 7, APGP_CSIRO_Lrig_0.1, whole genome shotgun sequence genomic region:
- the LOC124675278 gene encoding disease resistance protein RGA2-like isoform X2 gives MKEDTEEFIQKHLATVKYKVRSNVGNQSKSPWNVNLRATSVAGELLSRFISFLSNKYHSSQAYSEDKQLEKLQLLLLRARTVVEEADGRYITNSGMLAQLKILASAMYRGYWALGAASYRSLEEDSPLEVEVSNSSVCPKRSRAVHASARKNQARYLLELQGALESLESIVGNLREFVLILGGCDRMVRRPYDAYLYMENFMFGRHTEKQLLSKFLLQHDHRSPPAVLPIIGALGVGKKTLVAHVCNDERVRSRFPVILHLRESDLLTMTDHSTLVAEKTTLLIIEFVSDVGEKDWSRFYSALASLDSRSKVVILSRYKNSEKFGTVKPIFLNPLTYEEFSYLFKTLTFGSANQLEYPRLVRIADEFARELQSDWSLVTANLLADVMRRDLNVCFWLCILTRLRRVVERNLSMFGEHPKLLLERGHEIAVTDLVLHPSCPLRLVWGITDDVPMKKKPSKVTFHELMIGPGAGRKVESGQLTWESRLPPYTSFHHFVSTCAQDMLGDTTLSRRKRRGVSF, from the exons atgAAGGAAGATACAGAGGAGTTTATTCAGAAACATCTTGCCACGGTGAAGTACAAGGTGAGGAGCAACGTGGGTAACCAGTCCAAATCACCGTGGAATG TCAATCTCAGAGCAACATCAG TAGCAGGTGAACTCTTGAGCCGATTCATCTCCTTCCTCAGCAACAAGTACCACTCGAGCCAGGCATACTCGGAAGATAAGCAGCTTGAGAAGCTGCAACTGCTGCTCCTGAGAGCTCGCACTGTCGTCGAGGAGGCGGACGGGCGGTACATCACCAACTCGGGCATGCTCGCGCAGCTCAAGATACTGGCGAGCGCCATGTACCGAGGCTACTGGGCGCTAGGGGCCGCCAGTTACAGGTCCCTCGAGGAGGATAGTCCCCTGGAGGTGGAGGTTAGCAACTCATCTGTCTGTCCAAAACGTTCCCGCGCAGTCCATGCCAGTGCTCGAAAGAACCAGGCCAGGTACCTTCTCGAGCTTCAGGGTGCACTGGAAAGCTTGGAAAGTATTGTTGGTAATCTGAGGGAGTTTGTTTTGATTCTGGGCGGGTGCGATCGCATGGTTCGTAGACCATACGATGCCTATCTTTACATGGAGAACTTCATGTTCGGCCGCCATACCGAGAAGCAATTGTTGTCCAAGTTCCTGCTGCAGCACGACCATCGCTCTCCACCGGCTGTTCTCCCCATCATCGGTGCTCTTGGAGTTGGGAAGAAGACGCTAGTCGCACATGTGTGCAACGACGAGAGGGTTAGATCGCGCTTCCCTGTGATCTTGCATCTGCGTGAATCTGATCTGTTGACCATGACAGACCACTCAACTCTTGTTGCAGAGAAGACGACACTGCTAATCATCGAGTTTGTTTCGGATGTGGGTGAGAAGGATTGGTCCAGGTTTTACTCGGCTCTGGCAAGCTTGGATAGTAGAAGCAAAGTGGTTATCCTAAGCCGGTATAAAAATTCAGAGAAGTTTGGAACTGTGAAGCCAATATTTCTGAATCCTCTGACATACGAGGAGTTCAGCTACCTCTTCAAGACGCTCACATTTGGGAGCGCGAACCAGCTGGAATACCCGCGGCTAGTACGGATCGCGGACGAGTTTGCGAGGGAGCTGCAGTCAGATTGGTCGCTGGTCACTGCAAATCTGCTTGCGGACGTGATGAGAAGAGATCTGAATGTTTGTTTCTGGCTCTGCATACTGACCAGGCTTAGAAGGGTAGTGGAGAGAAACTTGTCCATGTTTGGTGAACACCCCAAGTTACTTCTCGAGAGAGGTCATGAAATAGCTGTCACGGACCTTGTTTTGCACCCCTCCTGTCCGCTTCGCCTCGTCTGGGGCATCACAGATGATGTTCCAATGAAGAAGAAACCATCAAAGGTTACATTTCATGAACTGATGATAGGTCCTGGGGCTGGGAGAAAAGTGGAGTCCGGTCAGTTGACATGGGAATCAAGGTTACCGCCTTATACTTCATTTCATCACTTTGTTTCAACTTGTGCTCAAGATATGCTTGGAGATACTACCCTGTCACGACGGAAGCGTCGAGGGGTGTCTTTCTAG
- the LOC124675278 gene encoding disease resistance protein RGA2-like isoform X1 — protein MSISEQHQVYWQSLGNTRLFPTPGHRNFTTTLSIGEIKFKMELAMSAVAGELLSRFISFLSNKYHSSQAYSEDKQLEKLQLLLLRARTVVEEADGRYITNSGMLAQLKILASAMYRGYWALGAASYRSLEEDSPLEVEVSNSSVCPKRSRAVHASARKNQARYLLELQGALESLESIVGNLREFVLILGGCDRMVRRPYDAYLYMENFMFGRHTEKQLLSKFLLQHDHRSPPAVLPIIGALGVGKKTLVAHVCNDERVRSRFPVILHLRESDLLTMTDHSTLVAEKTTLLIIEFVSDVGEKDWSRFYSALASLDSRSKVVILSRYKNSEKFGTVKPIFLNPLTYEEFSYLFKTLTFGSANQLEYPRLVRIADEFARELQSDWSLVTANLLADVMRRDLNVCFWLCILTRLRRVVERNLSMFGEHPKLLLERGHEIAVTDLVLHPSCPLRLVWGITDDVPMKKKPSKVTFHELMIGPGAGRKVESGQLTWESRLPPYTSFHHFVSTCAQDMLGDTTLSRRKRRGVSF, from the exons ATG TCAATCTCAGAGCAACATCAGGTATATTGGCAATCCCTGGGCAACACCCGTCTCTTCCCCACTCCTGGACACCGTAATTTTACCACTACTCTTTCCATTGGAGAAATTAAATTCAAGATGGAGCTTGCCATGTCTGCAGTAGCAGGTGAACTCTTGAGCCGATTCATCTCCTTCCTCAGCAACAAGTACCACTCGAGCCAGGCATACTCGGAAGATAAGCAGCTTGAGAAGCTGCAACTGCTGCTCCTGAGAGCTCGCACTGTCGTCGAGGAGGCGGACGGGCGGTACATCACCAACTCGGGCATGCTCGCGCAGCTCAAGATACTGGCGAGCGCCATGTACCGAGGCTACTGGGCGCTAGGGGCCGCCAGTTACAGGTCCCTCGAGGAGGATAGTCCCCTGGAGGTGGAGGTTAGCAACTCATCTGTCTGTCCAAAACGTTCCCGCGCAGTCCATGCCAGTGCTCGAAAGAACCAGGCCAGGTACCTTCTCGAGCTTCAGGGTGCACTGGAAAGCTTGGAAAGTATTGTTGGTAATCTGAGGGAGTTTGTTTTGATTCTGGGCGGGTGCGATCGCATGGTTCGTAGACCATACGATGCCTATCTTTACATGGAGAACTTCATGTTCGGCCGCCATACCGAGAAGCAATTGTTGTCCAAGTTCCTGCTGCAGCACGACCATCGCTCTCCACCGGCTGTTCTCCCCATCATCGGTGCTCTTGGAGTTGGGAAGAAGACGCTAGTCGCACATGTGTGCAACGACGAGAGGGTTAGATCGCGCTTCCCTGTGATCTTGCATCTGCGTGAATCTGATCTGTTGACCATGACAGACCACTCAACTCTTGTTGCAGAGAAGACGACACTGCTAATCATCGAGTTTGTTTCGGATGTGGGTGAGAAGGATTGGTCCAGGTTTTACTCGGCTCTGGCAAGCTTGGATAGTAGAAGCAAAGTGGTTATCCTAAGCCGGTATAAAAATTCAGAGAAGTTTGGAACTGTGAAGCCAATATTTCTGAATCCTCTGACATACGAGGAGTTCAGCTACCTCTTCAAGACGCTCACATTTGGGAGCGCGAACCAGCTGGAATACCCGCGGCTAGTACGGATCGCGGACGAGTTTGCGAGGGAGCTGCAGTCAGATTGGTCGCTGGTCACTGCAAATCTGCTTGCGGACGTGATGAGAAGAGATCTGAATGTTTGTTTCTGGCTCTGCATACTGACCAGGCTTAGAAGGGTAGTGGAGAGAAACTTGTCCATGTTTGGTGAACACCCCAAGTTACTTCTCGAGAGAGGTCATGAAATAGCTGTCACGGACCTTGTTTTGCACCCCTCCTGTCCGCTTCGCCTCGTCTGGGGCATCACAGATGATGTTCCAATGAAGAAGAAACCATCAAAGGTTACATTTCATGAACTGATGATAGGTCCTGGGGCTGGGAGAAAAGTGGAGTCCGGTCAGTTGACATGGGAATCAAGGTTACCGCCTTATACTTCATTTCATCACTTTGTTTCAACTTGTGCTCAAGATATGCTTGGAGATACTACCCTGTCACGACGGAAGCGTCGAGGGGTGTCTTTCTAG
- the LOC124676954 gene encoding glutathione S-transferase TCHQD-like, with product MQLYHHPYSLDSQKVRIALEEKGIDYTSYHVNPLTGKNMNVAFFRMNPSAKLPVFQNGAHVIFRAIDIIQYIDRLAVHLSGEIQPENTEVHHWMRKVDGWNPKMFTLTHTPVKYRAFVSKFIRRVLIARMTEAPDLASMYHVKLRDAYETEDRLKDPDTVLQCEEELSKLLDDVEAQLNETKYLAGDDFSPADSMFIPILARITLLDLHEEYISCRPRVLEYHTLVKQRHSYKVVIGKYFNGWKKYRTLLKTSFFLCVRTLFGKY from the exons ATGCAGCTGTATCACCACCCGTATTCGCTGGACAGTCAGAAAGTACGGATAGCACTGGAGGAGAAGGGTATTGACTACACCTCGTATCATGTCAATCCGCTAACTGGGAAAAACATGAATGTCGCCTTCTTCCGCATGAACCCTTCAGCCAAGCTTCCCGTCTTCCAAAATGGTGCTCATGTCATTTTCCGCGCCATCGATATCATCCA GTACATAGACAGACTTGCAGTGCACTTAAGCGGTGAAATCCAACCTGAGAATACCGAGGTTCACCACTGGATGCGGAAAGTTGATGGCTGGAACCCTAAGATGTTCACACTCACTCACACCCCAGTAAAGTACCGCGCGTTTGTCTCCAAGTTCATTCGTCGCGTGCTGATCGCTCGGATGACGGAGGCCCCAGATCTAGCTAGCATGTACCACGTCAAGCTCCGCGACGCTTACGAGACCGAAGACAGGCTCAAGGACCCTGACACTGTTTTGCAATGTGAGGAAGAGCTGAGCAAACTCCTGGATGATGTTGAGGCGCAGCTCAACGAGACCAAATATCTTGCTGGCGATGATTTCTCGCCGGCTGATTCAATGTTCATTCCCATCCTTGCACGCATAACCCTTCTCGATCTACACGAGGAATACATCAGCTGCAGGCCCAGGGTCCTGGAGTACCACACGTTGGTGAAGCAGCGGCACAGCTACAAGGTTGTGATTGGGAAGTACTTCAACGGGTGGAAGAAGTACCGCACTCTCCTCAAGACCTCCTTCTTCCTTTGTGTTCGAACCTTGTTCGGGAAATACTAG